A single genomic interval of Mucilaginibacter boryungensis harbors:
- a CDS encoding AraC family transcriptional regulator — MNNYFLYFPVSEKDESWGLTVLNAGSTKIEKFTCYPPAQHPSHHNFDWDTGRVLQEYQLIYITKGGGIFESESCKAEITAGSVILLYPQERHRYKPHQQTGWDEMWVGFKGDFIDNIIEKSYFNPADAVFHIGFNETIVNLFNDIVKYSKEEKPGYQPMISGAIIYLLGLLHSEHQQKSLKETDMTEQTVSKARVLFREKVYEKISPEQVADELQIGYSLFRKIFKKYTGLAPGQYLIQLKIQKAKELLSDPNKLIKEIAYELHIESSLHFSKLFKEKVGLTPQEYRNQVLKKHKF; from the coding sequence ATGAATAATTATTTCCTGTACTTTCCGGTAAGCGAGAAGGATGAGTCCTGGGGGTTAACTGTATTGAATGCGGGCAGCACTAAAATTGAAAAATTCACCTGCTATCCGCCAGCCCAACACCCCTCCCATCATAATTTTGACTGGGATACAGGAAGAGTTTTGCAGGAATATCAATTGATCTACATTACCAAAGGCGGAGGCATCTTCGAGTCGGAAAGCTGCAAGGCCGAAATAACTGCCGGGTCGGTAATATTGCTCTATCCCCAGGAAAGGCATCGTTATAAACCGCACCAACAAACCGGCTGGGACGAAATGTGGGTTGGTTTTAAAGGGGATTTTATAGATAATATTATCGAAAAAAGCTATTTCAATCCGGCAGATGCTGTTTTTCATATCGGGTTTAATGAGACTATTGTAAACCTGTTTAACGATATTGTTAAGTATTCAAAAGAAGAAAAGCCGGGTTACCAGCCTATGATCTCGGGCGCAATTATTTATTTGCTGGGCCTGCTCCATTCCGAACATCAGCAGAAAAGCCTGAAGGAAACCGACATGACCGAGCAAACGGTGAGTAAAGCGCGAGTACTTTTCAGGGAAAAAGTATACGAAAAAATATCACCCGAACAGGTGGCCGATGAATTACAGATAGGCTATTCGTTATTCCGTAAGATATTTAAAAAATATACAGGATTAGCTCCCGGCCAATACCTTATTCAGTTAAAGATCCAGAAGGCAAAAGAATTGTTATCCGACCCTAATAAACTAATTAAAGAAATAGCTTACGAGTTGCACATCGAATCGTCGCTGCACTTTTCAAAATTATTTAAGGAGAAAGTTGGTTTAACCCCGCAGGAATATCGTAACCAGGTATTAAAGAAGCATAAGTTTTAA
- a CDS encoding glycoside hydrolase family protein, producing the protein MKKNITKKLFGVILPALALLPAALHAQKKVNINWDKTLIVSKTTPTLQVVYNPYIKSSSPIYKGTFQALKDLGADYVRYVPWFPYPNAAVAELEPPTKDKTFWDFTHADPAMEDFMKAQEGHSVVINYSTIPVWMWKTKTRVDYPKDADGLMWDYNQGTELRDPSGKEVGEYFARLLSYYTKGGFTDELGKFHKSKYHYNIPYWEVLNEPDLEHKISPQLYTKLYDAIVTEMKKVSPQTKFVGLSLAHETNPEYFEYFLNAKNHKPGVPLEGISYHFYGRPSTNDHVTDSYQFSFFDQANGFLDRVRYIENIRKRLAPNVFTQINELGNILLDHDYKDPIEDRYWNLSGAMYAYLFIELNKLGIDVVGESQLVGYPTQFPDVSMMNWKNGKPNARYWVLRLIKTNFGPGDKLVTTSISNQNLMGQAFVTTKGKKLLLVNRSEKEQSLELPDATGATVNYVDLTTGDNPIGQTQLNSNTITLKPFAVTVVSWK; encoded by the coding sequence ATGAAAAAAAACATCACCAAAAAATTATTTGGAGTAATATTACCCGCGCTGGCTTTATTACCGGCAGCGCTGCATGCGCAAAAAAAGGTAAATATTAACTGGGATAAAACCCTTATCGTTTCTAAAACCACGCCCACTTTGCAAGTGGTTTATAATCCATATATCAAATCAAGCTCACCAATATACAAGGGGACCTTTCAGGCGCTGAAGGATCTGGGGGCTGATTACGTGCGCTATGTGCCCTGGTTCCCATACCCTAACGCGGCGGTGGCCGAACTGGAACCACCCACAAAAGATAAAACCTTTTGGGATTTTACCCATGCCGATCCGGCTATGGAAGATTTTATGAAAGCGCAGGAAGGCCATAGCGTGGTAATAAACTATAGTACTATACCCGTATGGATGTGGAAAACCAAAACCCGCGTAGATTATCCTAAAGACGCGGACGGCCTGATGTGGGATTATAACCAGGGTACCGAATTGCGTGACCCATCGGGTAAAGAGGTTGGTGAGTATTTTGCCCGACTTTTAAGCTACTATACTAAAGGTGGCTTCACCGATGAATTGGGTAAATTCCACAAATCAAAATACCACTATAATATCCCTTATTGGGAAGTGCTGAACGAGCCTGATCTGGAACATAAAATATCGCCGCAGCTTTACACCAAACTGTACGATGCGATTGTTACCGAAATGAAAAAGGTATCACCGCAAACCAAATTTGTCGGCCTGTCGTTAGCACATGAAACTAACCCGGAATATTTCGAATACTTTTTGAATGCTAAAAATCATAAACCGGGCGTGCCGCTTGAAGGGATCTCTTATCACTTTTATGGCCGCCCATCTACTAACGATCATGTTACCGATAGCTACCAGTTCTCGTTTTTTGATCAGGCCAACGGTTTTCTTGATCGGGTAAGATACATTGAAAATATCCGCAAAAGATTAGCGCCGAACGTCTTCACTCAAATAAACGAACTGGGTAATATCCTTTTAGACCATGACTATAAAGATCCCATTGAGGACCGTTATTGGAATTTATCGGGTGCGATGTATGCCTATTTGTTTATTGAATTGAATAAATTGGGTATTGATGTAGTAGGTGAATCGCAATTAGTTGGATATCCAACCCAGTTCCCGGATGTAAGTATGATGAACTGGAAAAACGGGAAGCCTAACGCCCGTTATTGGGTACTGAGACTGATAAAAACAAATTTTGGCCCGGGCGATAAACTGGTTACTACCAGTATTTCAAATCAGAATTTAATGGGGCAAGCCTTTGTAACCACTAAAGGAAAAAAACTGCTGCTGGTAAACAGGAGCGAAAAAGAACAATCACTTGAATTACCTGATGCCACCGGCGCGACAGTTAATTATGTTGACCTTACCACAGGCGATAACCCTATAGGACAAACCCAATTAAACAGTAATACCATAACATTAAAACCATTTGCAGTAACTGTAGTAAGCTGGAAATAA
- a CDS encoding FG-GAP-like repeat-containing protein has protein sequence MKPISKAKLLRATGSGGTWLSGRHYGATKKTIAGLLAFSMLITNCKKIAPQESDADKQDVSTASNLKTNTAGADFTIAVIPDTQVYVETGHNTYPDHWMEYFTAQTQYIADHKTTDNIVYAIHVGDIVNDGDLYTQPWLRADTAMKILDASGVAYGTACGNHEQTPNGIPFSGSTNDGSTTVKYNQYMGTSRVGSKPWYGGTYLAGNNDSHYDLFSAGGLNFVVVFIEYDESLMDNVNLGAWANSVLTTYASRKAIIVTHYVGGPTTPSTFGNQAADLYSRIKAHSNVFLFVGGHVNGEGFRQDTYSGRTIKSYISDYQFRTNGGDGYMRLMKFSVANDLISVQTYSPYRQNHGQSPYFETDSDSQFTKPLFHEETATRKCDFNQDGKTELSFFNAGVWKVDGMTNVTYGSATQGDIPVPMDYNADGKTDLAVWRPTNFNWYVQGVYEAVTYGTTGDIPVPADYDGDGKADIAMYRPSSPYHWYIKGQTGYDYGVAGAIPVPGDYNGDGKVDEAYYVPSTGMWNVRGQITNKHYGDVGYIPVPGDYDGDGVTDVAIFNPADGIWHLNSVVPNVTVLTPATGDIPAPGDYFGDGKTHPAIYRPSNHTLYMYNNGTVTTKVYSSSATGDKFLILPYHIRKFFFP, from the coding sequence ATGAAACCTATTTCAAAAGCAAAATTGCTCAGGGCTACCGGGAGTGGCGGCACCTGGCTAAGCGGTCGCCATTATGGGGCGACAAAAAAAACCATTGCCGGGCTATTGGCATTTTCAATGCTGATAACCAATTGTAAAAAGATTGCCCCACAAGAATCGGATGCCGATAAGCAGGATGTAAGTACCGCATCAAATTTAAAAACAAACACAGCAGGTGCCGATTTTACCATAGCAGTGATACCCGATACACAGGTGTATGTAGAAACCGGGCATAATACCTATCCAGACCATTGGATGGAGTATTTTACAGCCCAAACCCAATACATTGCCGACCATAAAACAACCGACAATATAGTTTATGCCATACACGTGGGCGATATTGTTAACGACGGCGATTTATATACACAACCCTGGCTGCGCGCCGATACGGCCATGAAAATATTAGACGCGTCGGGTGTTGCCTATGGTACAGCTTGCGGTAATCACGAACAGACCCCAAATGGCATCCCATTTAGCGGATCGACAAATGATGGCAGTACTACCGTAAAATATAATCAATACATGGGCACTAGCCGTGTAGGCAGCAAACCCTGGTATGGCGGTACTTACCTGGCTGGTAATAACGATAGTCATTATGACCTGTTCAGTGCCGGCGGTTTGAATTTTGTGGTGGTATTTATTGAGTACGATGAATCGTTAATGGACAATGTTAACCTCGGTGCCTGGGCTAATTCAGTGCTGACCACTTATGCATCGCGCAAAGCAATAATCGTTACGCATTATGTGGGCGGGCCAACTACGCCATCTACCTTTGGTAACCAGGCTGCCGACCTATATAGCCGCATTAAAGCACATTCTAACGTGTTCTTATTTGTAGGCGGCCACGTAAATGGCGAGGGCTTTCGCCAGGATACTTACAGCGGGCGTACCATTAAATCTTACATCTCCGATTACCAGTTCCGTACCAACGGCGGCGATGGCTATATGCGCCTGATGAAATTCTCGGTTGCTAACGATCTGATCAGCGTGCAAACTTATTCGCCATATCGTCAAAACCATGGCCAGAGCCCGTATTTTGAAACTGACAGCGATAGCCAGTTCACTAAGCCTTTGTTTCACGAAGAAACTGCCACCCGCAAATGCGACTTTAACCAGGATGGTAAAACCGAATTGTCGTTCTTTAACGCTGGTGTGTGGAAGGTTGATGGCATGACTAACGTAACTTACGGCAGTGCTACTCAAGGCGATATCCCTGTACCAATGGATTACAATGCCGATGGCAAAACCGACCTGGCTGTATGGAGGCCAACAAACTTTAACTGGTATGTTCAGGGTGTATATGAGGCGGTAACTTACGGTACAACAGGCGATATCCCAGTTCCGGCCGATTATGATGGCGATGGTAAAGCAGATATTGCGATGTACAGGCCAAGCAGTCCTTATCATTGGTATATTAAAGGGCAAACCGGTTATGATTATGGCGTGGCAGGGGCTATCCCCGTACCAGGAGATTATAATGGCGATGGCAAGGTTGATGAAGCCTACTATGTACCTTCAACCGGTATGTGGAATGTAAGGGGACAGATAACCAATAAACATTATGGAGATGTAGGCTATATTCCTGTACCGGGAGATTATGACGGCGATGGTGTTACAGATGTAGCCATTTTTAACCCGGCCGATGGCATATGGCACTTGAATAGTGTAGTGCCAAACGTAACGGTGTTAACTCCGGCCACAGGGGATATTCCCGCACCGGGCGACTATTTTGGCGATGGCAAAACGCATCCGGCAATTTATCGCCCAAGTAACCATACGCTTTACATGTATAACAACGGCACGGTTACTACTAAGGTATATAGCAGCAGCGCCACCGGCGATAAATTTTTGATATTGCCGTATCACATCCGTAAATTCTTCTTCCCATGA
- a CDS encoding glycoside hydrolase family 78 protein encodes MKRNLLLIAMCMLAQMAWAQSLSVQNLTCNYKINPIGTDVTEPTFAWKLISGTRGTMQEAYEVRVALNNKDLIAGKNLVWNSGKVSSDESAHVNYAGAKLVSKQRYYWQVRVWDNHKNASAWSAVNYFEMGMLSTSDWSAKWIQAPIITNGKIGPAPMFANNFQVTKPVKQARLYITSHGLYEARLNGEKIGQYYFTPGWTSYKKRLQYQTYDVTAMLKQGKNATLVTVGDGWYRGNLEFKLNRNVYGKEVALLYQLEIEYADGQKQTFASGDGWKASINGPVRTSDIYNGETYDARLEANAKALNYTGKDWSPVKVMDFGYDNLVAPLGPPVVKHERFAPLKVIKTPKGETVVDFGQNLVGWVQLKLKGKAGDTVTINHAEVLDKPGNFYTENLREAKEENKYVFTGTKVDMFEPHFTFQGFRYIKITGYTGKLDSTNVTAIAIYSDMKPTGTLVTSNPMLNQLQHNIQWGQKGNFVDVPTDCPQRDERLGWTGDAEVFFNTAAYNMDVAGFFTKWLQDLKADQHADGNVPVVIPDVRKPQNAGSAGWGDVATIIPWNFYQVYGDKKLLAGQYASMKAWVEYIRSVSKNNLWNSGPHYGDWLFYTMADDRDGKAAITDKFLIAQAFYAYSTQNLINAAKVLERENDVIAYTALLGDIKKAFLNEYVTPSGRMVSNSQTAYVLALQFDLLPEKLREQAAARLVENVKSYDNHLTTGFLGTPHLCHVLSRFGYTDVAYKLLLQDTYPSWLYPIKMGATTIWERWDGIKPDGSFQNVTMNSFNHYSYGAIGDWMYKTMAGLNPDADAPGYKKIIIAPKPGGGLTSANAELETQYGKAKSAWKVEGGKLMVDVIIPPNTSAKIVLPNTGNGTVTEGNAPLDKSASIKNINKKDGNTEMIAGSGTYHFEYQQ; translated from the coding sequence ATGAAACGTAATTTACTACTTATCGCCATGTGTATGCTGGCACAAATGGCATGGGCGCAAAGCTTGTCTGTGCAAAACCTAACCTGCAATTATAAGATCAACCCCATAGGGACAGATGTTACCGAACCAACCTTTGCCTGGAAATTAATATCGGGCACCCGCGGCACTATGCAGGAGGCTTATGAAGTGCGTGTTGCGCTGAATAACAAGGATTTAATTGCAGGCAAAAACCTGGTATGGAATAGTGGTAAAGTAAGTTCAGATGAGTCGGCGCATGTAAATTATGCCGGTGCTAAACTCGTTTCAAAACAGCGATATTACTGGCAGGTACGCGTGTGGGATAACCACAAGAACGCCTCGGCCTGGAGCGCGGTAAACTACTTTGAAATGGGTATGCTATCCACTTCAGATTGGTCGGCAAAATGGATACAGGCCCCCATTATCACTAATGGCAAAATTGGCCCTGCGCCTATGTTCGCCAATAACTTTCAGGTTACAAAACCTGTAAAACAAGCAAGGTTATATATAACATCGCACGGGTTGTATGAAGCACGTTTGAACGGCGAAAAAATTGGTCAGTACTACTTTACCCCCGGCTGGACCAGCTACAAAAAACGTCTGCAATATCAAACTTACGATGTTACAGCTATGCTTAAACAAGGTAAGAATGCTACACTGGTAACGGTAGGCGATGGTTGGTATCGGGGCAATCTTGAATTTAAACTAAACCGCAATGTATACGGTAAAGAAGTTGCCTTATTGTATCAGCTGGAAATAGAATATGCTGATGGCCAAAAACAAACGTTCGCATCAGGCGATGGCTGGAAAGCTTCAATAAACGGGCCGGTGCGCACATCAGATATTTATAACGGCGAAACCTATGATGCCCGTCTGGAAGCTAACGCTAAGGCATTAAATTATACCGGTAAAGATTGGTCGCCCGTAAAGGTGATGGATTTTGGCTACGATAACCTGGTTGCGCCGTTAGGGCCGCCGGTTGTAAAGCACGAACGCTTTGCACCGCTTAAAGTAATAAAAACCCCTAAGGGCGAAACAGTTGTAGATTTTGGTCAAAATCTGGTGGGTTGGGTGCAATTGAAATTAAAAGGGAAAGCAGGAGACACCGTTACCATCAACCACGCGGAGGTGCTGGATAAGCCCGGTAACTTTTATACCGAAAACCTGCGCGAAGCGAAAGAAGAAAATAAATATGTTTTCACCGGAACCAAAGTTGATATGTTTGAACCTCATTTCACCTTCCAGGGGTTCCGTTACATAAAAATTACCGGTTATACCGGGAAACTGGATAGCACCAATGTTACCGCTATTGCCATTTACTCGGATATGAAGCCTACCGGAACGCTGGTGACGTCAAATCCCATGTTAAACCAATTGCAACATAATATACAATGGGGGCAAAAAGGCAATTTTGTTGATGTACCTACCGATTGCCCTCAGCGCGATGAACGCTTAGGTTGGACAGGGGATGCTGAAGTGTTTTTTAACACCGCAGCCTATAATATGGATGTAGCCGGTTTTTTCACCAAATGGTTGCAAGATCTGAAAGCCGATCAGCATGCCGATGGAAATGTGCCGGTGGTTATACCAGATGTGCGTAAACCGCAAAATGCTGGCTCAGCTGGCTGGGGCGATGTAGCCACTATTATTCCGTGGAATTTTTATCAGGTTTATGGTGATAAAAAGCTATTAGCCGGACAATACGCCAGCATGAAGGCCTGGGTAGAATATATTCGCAGCGTTAGCAAAAATAACTTATGGAATAGCGGCCCGCACTATGGCGACTGGCTGTTTTACACCATGGCTGATGACCGGGATGGGAAAGCAGCTATCACTGATAAATTTCTTATCGCACAAGCATTTTACGCTTATTCAACCCAAAACTTAATCAATGCGGCTAAAGTTTTGGAGCGTGAGAATGATGTGATAGCCTATACAGCATTATTGGGGGACATTAAGAAAGCTTTCTTAAACGAATACGTTACACCCTCAGGCCGTATGGTATCTAATTCGCAAACCGCCTATGTGTTGGCCTTGCAGTTTGATCTGCTGCCCGAAAAGTTGCGTGAGCAAGCAGCAGCGCGTTTGGTGGAAAATGTAAAATCGTATGATAATCACCTTACTACAGGCTTTTTAGGTACGCCACATTTATGCCATGTGCTTAGTCGTTTTGGCTATACAGACGTTGCTTATAAGTTGCTATTACAGGATACCTATCCATCTTGGCTTTACCCCATAAAAATGGGTGCTACAACCATTTGGGAACGCTGGGATGGTATTAAGCCCGATGGTAGTTTTCAAAACGTTACCATGAATTCATTCAATCATTATTCGTACGGCGCCATTGGCGATTGGATGTATAAAACAATGGCTGGCTTAAACCCTGATGCAGACGCACCTGGTTATAAAAAGATCATCATCGCGCCAAAACCGGGCGGCGGCCTTACCAGCGCCAATGCTGAATTAGAGACCCAATATGGCAAGGCAAAATCAGCCTGGAAGGTTGAAGGTGGTAAGTTAATGGTCGATGTAATTATTCCGCCAAATACATCGGCTAAAATTGTGTTGCCAAACACTGGTAATGGCACTGTGACCGAAGGAAACGCCCCGTTAGATAAATCAGCCTCAATTAAAAATATCAACAAAAAGGATGGTAATACAGAAATGATTGCCGGCTCGGGCACGTATCATTTTGAATATCAGCAATAA